In Acomys russatus chromosome 13, mAcoRus1.1, whole genome shotgun sequence, the genomic stretch TGATTTACAACTCCTTAGATAGACATGAGGAATAACTTATAGGAGCATACCGACACTTTTTGTGGTTACATTCATTGGAAAAAGTCTTCTTCTTCCCCAGCATAATGAGGTCTTCTGTAAAACTGAACTCTGTAATCTCTTTTCTTTAACTGACATATAAGATTCATCCACTAAATGAGTAGAACACAAACATATGAGTctgatataaattttattattacacttTGAGACCTCAGGCCACAGTACACACAGAAGTGACTCaaacaagagagaggaaagggcagaagaggggaaAAATCACAAGTGCTCGGGTTAGGAGTATTGGGGGAAAGTTGCATTCTTGCATTGCTCTTCACCATCGGGTTCTTGATCATGGTGAGGCACATATCAACTCAGGGTGCTTCCTGTGTACTCTAGGGATTGAACTTGCAGACATAGGGTAACACCATGGCACAAGAAGTGTCACTCCACTCCAAATATCCTGCAGACAGGGAAGAGTAAGAGGGAGGTGGATTTTGCAAATACAATGAAGGTACATCAAGGATGCCTGTCAAGCTATTAGGCTTTTCTGTCCTGTTTATCAGTGTCTGACACCAGGGGAatgaggaacaaagaaaacatacaagagagaagaagagagatcaAGAATTGAAGATGAAAAGAACATTGGTTTTTAGTGAGGACTGCTTTCTGTCTTACCTGAGCCTCGTGATAGGCTACCACAGTAACCacctgaggcagaggaaggattcTGCTCCCAGTTAAAGTAATCCATGATATCAGCGTTACTCCACACCCATCCATCTCTATTGGGTTGTTGTCCCTACAGAGGGTGGAGCCAatgaaaaacaagagaagagTCACTGAAGCACTGCTTGCATTGATACCTTACTCACAATAGCTGGTACCTCTGTCCATCCAGCCCCATGGAATTTATCTACTCTTTCAGATGCTGCCCATATTTCACCCTGAACTTCTCCCTGCCATTACCACATCCCTGCAGACAACAACAAGCTGCTTAAGCCCAGAAAAAGAACATGGCGCTTGATGAACAGAACAGGTTGTGGTTTGTAAATTTCTCTGAACATCAAGCCCTACATAGATTCtataaggaaacaaaatagaGATATCCTTCTCCTTTTGTGTTCTATCAGAGTCATGAGTGAAAACTCCCCAAATCTCACAGAGGAGATTTCCAAGCATTTATTGAAGAACTTTGTAAAAGCTGGCAATGGTCACATAAGTGTCATCTGACATCTAGAGACCTCCACAGAGCTCAGGGATTTTCCTTTGTCCCAGTTACAACCCAGAATGTGGATTCTAGTTATAACTGGGGCTTTtcacataaaaacacagagaTTCTGCCTGGTAGCAGAATCATTGGGAGAGAAATCCTAAGAATGGGGATGGTTTCTCACCAGTGTTGGGTCATGCAGCCCAATCCACACGTTTTGGCCATTGTTTGCACTGCTTTTAACCAAGGAGGCCAGGAAAGAAGCTTCACCTCCGTTGAGCACAGATACAAGGTGTCCTTCAGGTCTCTTCTGGCAGGCCAGCTAGGTGAGAGGGCAGAATAAGTTACACACTAAAACTTTGCTAATGAAAGGCAGACAAATGTAGACAATAGGGGTACAGAATGGaagaaagtgttttctttctgattcCCAAGGAATCATGGAACCGGGAACCCTTTTTTTCCATGGGCAACACAGACTTTATattgtttcttcctctgcaccTTCCAGTACTCACATCTGCATCAAACCAGTTTTTTGCTATCCTAAACAAGGCATAGCAATGGGAGCCAAAGGCTCTAGATCCCTTGGGGCAGCTGATGCGTGAAGAGGGCACCTTGTCCTTGACATCTTCACCTGGATAGGAACAAGGTAAAGACAAAAATTTGGTGTAACCTAAAGTATTGTCAACATAGCAAATGTTTATGAGAGGTTCTTTTTTTGAGATGAAGTCCAGAATGCGGTCTaaacagaatacagaaaataGAATGTCCTTTCTCTCTAAAAGCTTTCTTGGTCTTGCAATTTACTT encodes the following:
- the LOC127196801 gene encoding regenerating islet-derived protein 3-gamma-like isoform X1 → MLARMALTSMSWMLLSCLMLLSQVQGEDVKDKVPSSRISCPKGSRAFGSHCYALFRIAKNWFDADLACQKRPEGHLVSVLNGGEASFLASLVKSSANNGQNVWIGLHDPTLGQQPNRDGWVWSNADIMDYFNWEQNPSSASGGYCGSLSRGSGYLEWSDTSCAMVLPYVCKFNP
- the LOC127196801 gene encoding regenerating islet-derived protein 3-gamma-like isoform X2 yields the protein MLARMALTSMSWMLLSCLMLLSQVQGEDVKDKVPSSRISCPKGSRAFGSHCYALFRIAKNWFDADGQQPNRDGWVWSNADIMDYFNWEQNPSSASGGYCGSLSRGSGYLEWSDTSCAMVLPYVCKFNP